The segment ACCACAAGTATTTACTATAATTATATCAGCATTTTCCAAGTCTTCCACTATTTTAAACTGATTATTTTCTGATATAAAGCCTAAAATTATTTCACTATCTACCTGATTTTTTGAGCATCCTAAAGATATCAATCCTATTTTTAACATAATATATCCCCTTTGCTAAAAGAAAAGCTGAGGATAAGTTCCTCAGCAATATAATTGGTCGGGCTATCGAGATTTGAACTCGAGACCTCACGCCCCCCAGACGTGCGCGCTACCAAACTGCGCCATAGCCCGTAAAACAAGATATATTATATAGAAATATAATTATTTTGTCAAGGAATATCTATTTAAGTATTATTTAATATAAGATTTTTCTTTTAATAAATCCATTGTCTTCTCTACTTCATCTGTAACTACGAAAACTTCTTGTACAGAAGAACTATTTTTACCCAATAATTTAATACCACTTCCAGTATCATATTTTAACTGTAAATAAGTTGGAACACCACTTC is part of the Halanaerobiaceae bacterium ANBcell28 genome and harbors:
- a CDS encoding DUF2103 domain-containing protein; the protein is MANKYRDNNIKQEHTIIEELLPLLEDIALLSTVKSIIPGRINRRKGSGVPTYLQLKYDTGSGIKLLGKNSSSVQEVFVVTDEVEKTMDLLKEKSYIK